Below is a window of Malania oleifera isolate guangnan ecotype guangnan chromosome 1, ASM2987363v1, whole genome shotgun sequence DNA.
AAATAccagttttttttcttttttttttttttgttctcttttttATGTCTTAATAATATCTCAATTCCAGCTCCCATGGGCCCATAATTATCATTCAGTTCCAGAACTTCAGCTCTGGAATCTGAGCCACCATCTTTtccctgcttttttttttttttttttcggtttctTCTTTCAAGTTCTTACAAAGGCTCTTCTTTCAAACCCACCTTTTGTATTATAAATTACATCATTCTTCTAATCCTCTGCAAACATTTATACAAACCGTTACTGGAGGACCCATTTGTTGGACTCTCAATTTAAACGAGGCCATCAAATCAATTGATCCTTCACATTTCTTTGTTGCTTGAATCTTTGGTTTTTCATCCATGAATGAATCTGAAATGCCCATTCCTCACCTGTTCAGATGCCCAATTAGTCTAGACTTGCTCACGGATCCAGTCACTTTATGTACAGGCCAAACCTACGACCGATCCAGCATAGAGAAATGGCTTGCTACAGGTAACCACACTTGCCCTGTCACAATGCAGAAGCTCCATGATCCTTCCATGGTTCCAAATCACACTCTTCGCCATCTTATCTACCAGTGGCTTCAAATGGGTCCCCATCTCGATCCCGATTACCTGGAAATTGATCCTGATCTTTCTTTGGCTGCACTGAGGCACAACCTTGAATCAAATGAATCCCCTTTGGAAACCAAGCTCCAAGCCTTGGAAAGAATTCAAGTCCTGATAACTAGAGAATTTCCATGGAGAAATTCGTGGTTCACCCAGTTAGGCTTGTTCCCATTCCTCTTGGAGCAACTCTTTGGTAAGGTAGAGGCCAATGAATACCGAAGCAATTTGAACTTGGCAGAACAAGCGCTTTCTTGTGTTCTGGCATTGATGCCTTTTGGTGAATTGGGGTCTCTGAATATGCTCAAAGAAGAGTCCAGTTTGGCATCCTTTCTAGTCCTGTTCCAGCAGGGAACAATCACAGTGAAGATAAGCTTGTGTCATCTTGTGGGAGCAATATCCTCGTCTCAGGAAGTGAAAGAGCTGTGTGCTGAGCTTGGAAAAAATCAAAGACTCCTGCGGgagattgttcttcttgtttgcgAGCATTCCGAGGCTGCTGAAGCCGGAATCAAAGCCACGTTGGCATTGTGTTCCTTGGAACAGAATCGTGAGAATTTGGTCAGAGAAGGCGCAGTCGATGGACTCATAACATACATTTCAAGTGTGGAGGGATGCGAGAAAAGCTCGGCACCATTGGCAATGGCAGCAATTGAGTTGCTCTTAGGGGTCGAAGGTGCAAAACAGGCTGTGATCAATAACCCAAATGGCGTTAAGGCTCTAGTTAAGATGGTTTTC
It encodes the following:
- the LOC131159940 gene encoding U-box domain-containing protein 25-like, with the protein product MNESEMPIPHLFRCPISLDLLTDPVTLCTGQTYDRSSIEKWLATGNHTCPVTMQKLHDPSMVPNHTLRHLIYQWLQMGPHLDPDYLEIDPDLSLAALRHNLESNESPLETKLQALERIQVLITREFPWRNSWFTQLGLFPFLLEQLFGKVEANEYRSNLNLAEQALSCVLALMPFGELGSLNMLKEESSLASFLVLFQQGTITVKISLCHLVGAISSSQEVKELCAELGKNQRLLREIVLLVCEHSEAAEAGIKATLALCSLEQNRENLVREGAVDGLITYISSVEGCEKSSAPLAMAAIELLLGVEGAKQAVINNPNGVKALVKMVFRVSDHEGSESAIDSLMIVCYESLWAQEDAISAGILTQLLLLLQSQCRGRTKTKARALLKLLQSLWAKETKHV